One part of the Rhodococcus oxybenzonivorans genome encodes these proteins:
- a CDS encoding SDR family oxidoreductase, whose product MSSQQNALSDRTMIVSGGSRGIGLAIAIAAAKQGANVVVLAKTAEPHPRLQGTVHTAVADIEAVGGKAVAVVGDVRREEDVQRAADTAVERFGGIDICVNNASAIALEGTEELTAKKYDLMQDINCRGTFLLTRACLPYLRSSPNPHVLTISPPVNLNPRWLGAHPSYTLSKYGMSLLSLGWAAEYADAGIAANCLWPQTYIATSAVANMEDGTSLLSSSRSPEIMADAAVEIVSRPAKETSGHCYIDADVLAESGVSDLSRYGGGDAPQLDLFLD is encoded by the coding sequence ATGTCCAGCCAGCAGAACGCACTCAGTGACCGGACCATGATCGTTTCCGGCGGTAGCCGCGGGATCGGACTGGCGATCGCGATCGCCGCGGCCAAGCAGGGGGCAAATGTGGTTGTGCTGGCCAAGACGGCGGAGCCGCACCCGCGCCTTCAAGGGACGGTCCACACCGCCGTCGCGGATATCGAGGCCGTCGGCGGCAAAGCAGTCGCCGTGGTCGGTGACGTCCGCCGCGAGGAGGATGTGCAGCGCGCCGCCGACACCGCGGTGGAGCGGTTCGGTGGCATCGACATCTGCGTGAACAACGCCAGTGCCATCGCGCTCGAGGGAACCGAGGAACTGACAGCCAAGAAGTACGACCTCATGCAGGACATCAATTGCCGCGGGACGTTCCTGCTCACCCGCGCCTGCCTTCCCTATCTTCGGAGCTCCCCCAACCCGCATGTGCTCACCATCTCGCCTCCGGTGAACCTGAACCCGCGTTGGCTCGGCGCCCACCCGTCGTACACGTTGTCGAAGTACGGGATGAGCTTGCTGTCGCTCGGCTGGGCGGCCGAGTATGCCGACGCCGGGATCGCAGCGAACTGCCTGTGGCCGCAGACCTACATCGCCACCTCCGCGGTCGCGAACATGGAAGACGGCACATCCTTGCTCTCCTCGTCGCGCAGTCCGGAGATCATGGCCGACGCAGCAGTCGAGATTGTGTCCCGGCCGGCGAAGGAGACCAGCGGACACTGCTACATCGATGCGGACGTGCTCGCGGAGTCGGGCGTCTCGGACCTGTCCCGCTACGGCGGCGGAGACGCTCCCCAGCTCGATCTCTTCCTCGACTGA
- a CDS encoding lysine N(6)-hydroxylase/L-ornithine N(5)-oxygenase family protein — MNESPEKVDTDLPVRDVVGVGFGPANLALAIAIEEHNANCAPGEQISAQFLEKQDRFGWHPGMLLDGATMQIAFPKDLVTFRNPRSAYTFFNYLFERGRLVDFVNHQTFFPTRHEFHDYLQWAAGRVGADVRYGTAVESVRGIRNSEGMIDRFEVRASDGTAVIARNVVMGAGLRERIPEWATPSVRCFHNHQFLFRIGELPTLAHQRFAVLGAGQSAAEIVQYLHANYPEAEVHSVFSRYGYSPADDSPYANRIFDPEAVDDLHGAPEVERLRLLDVHRSTNYSVVDIELINELYAKEYQERVRGRRRLFMRRASEIVSVEESSDGIDVAVRSAVDGLTDTLACDALILATGFTPAPLEPLLGELAPAVHPPREVGRDYRLAVSPDVTAGIYLQGGTEKTHGITSSLLSNVAVRAGEILTSVVTRRGRIGTLASVNAQDTYATSEAR, encoded by the coding sequence ATGAACGAATCGCCGGAAAAGGTCGATACGGATCTCCCAGTGCGAGATGTCGTGGGTGTCGGGTTCGGACCTGCGAATCTCGCACTGGCGATTGCCATCGAAGAACACAACGCGAACTGCGCGCCGGGAGAGCAGATCAGCGCGCAGTTCCTGGAGAAGCAGGATCGTTTCGGGTGGCATCCCGGAATGCTGCTCGACGGGGCGACGATGCAGATCGCTTTCCCCAAGGACCTCGTCACATTCCGCAACCCGCGTAGCGCGTACACCTTCTTCAACTACCTCTTCGAGCGCGGCCGTCTCGTCGATTTCGTCAACCACCAGACGTTCTTTCCCACCCGGCACGAGTTTCACGACTACCTGCAGTGGGCCGCGGGACGTGTCGGCGCGGACGTCCGGTACGGCACGGCGGTGGAATCGGTGCGAGGAATTCGCAACAGCGAGGGAATGATCGACCGTTTCGAGGTCCGGGCGTCGGACGGCACCGCGGTGATCGCCCGCAACGTAGTGATGGGTGCGGGTCTGCGCGAGCGCATTCCGGAGTGGGCCACGCCCTCCGTGCGGTGCTTCCACAATCATCAGTTCCTGTTCCGCATCGGTGAGTTGCCCACCCTCGCCCACCAGCGATTCGCCGTTCTGGGGGCCGGCCAGAGTGCTGCCGAAATCGTGCAGTACCTGCACGCCAACTACCCTGAAGCCGAAGTCCACAGCGTCTTCTCGCGGTACGGCTACAGCCCGGCGGACGACAGTCCTTACGCCAACCGCATCTTCGATCCGGAGGCCGTGGACGATTTGCACGGCGCACCCGAGGTCGAGCGGCTGCGGCTGCTCGATGTCCATCGCAGCACCAACTATTCGGTGGTGGACATCGAACTCATCAACGAGCTCTATGCCAAGGAGTACCAGGAGCGGGTTCGTGGTCGCCGCCGCCTCTTCATGCGCCGCGCCTCCGAGATCGTTTCCGTCGAGGAAAGTTCGGACGGTATCGATGTGGCGGTACGCAGCGCCGTCGACGGCCTCACGGACACACTTGCCTGTGATGCGTTGATTCTTGCCACCGGGTTCACTCCGGCGCCTCTCGAACCGCTCCTCGGCGAACTCGCACCGGCTGTGCATCCGCCGCGTGAGGTGGGGCGCGATTACCGGCTGGCGGTTTCGCCGGACGTCACAGCGGGAATCTACCTTCAGGGCGGCACGGAGAAAACGCACGGAATCACGTCGTCGCTCCTGTCGAACGTTGCCGTGCGGGCGGGAGAGATCTTGACATCTGTCGTAACACGGCGTGGCCGGATCGGCACGCTTGCTAGTGTGAACGCACAGGACACGTATGCGACAAGCGAGGCGAGATGA
- a CDS encoding nuclear transport factor 2 family protein has product MSTSEIATVLAWHDALNSGDIDTLLSLSSDDIEMGGPKGATQGLTPLREWASTANITLIPKRMYYYDGVIVVEQQATWATAPEETSIVASAFRVVHDQVISTFRHETLDAALKATDLTEKDRVSDT; this is encoded by the coding sequence ATGAGTACCTCGGAGATCGCCACTGTCCTTGCTTGGCACGACGCCCTCAACTCCGGCGACATCGACACGTTGCTATCGCTGTCGAGTGACGACATCGAGATGGGTGGACCGAAGGGTGCGACCCAGGGCCTGACGCCGCTGCGGGAATGGGCGTCGACCGCGAACATCACGCTGATCCCGAAGCGAATGTATTACTACGACGGCGTCATCGTCGTCGAACAGCAGGCCACGTGGGCGACCGCACCCGAGGAGACGAGTATTGTGGCGTCCGCGTTCCGAGTAGTCCACGATCAGGTCATCTCCACTTTCCGCCACGAGACACTCGATGCAGCGTTGAAAGCAACCGATTTGACCGAGAAGGATCGTGTCTCAGACACGTAG
- a CDS encoding LLM class F420-dependent oxidoreductase, which produces MRIGVMIGPERGDSARKVARMLDDVEWAESAGLDSVWVPQVPTDFDALIAVALMGTRTSRIEIGTAVVPLQAQHPVALARQALSAHAATGGRLALGVGPSHHWIVQDMLGLPYEKPAAFTRDYLDVLDAALLAPGPVEIENNTFTVHNPLEIGPVAPMPVLVAALGPVMLTIAGERTDGTILWMADERAVADHVVPRITKAADNVGRPAPRIIAGVPVCLCRPSEVDTARERANRILGEAEISPNYQRLLGYGDAEDIGDLCVAGDEDAILAGFRRYADAGVTDLSMRLLPIGDNRDELIASKRRTRDVVAELVKELR; this is translated from the coding sequence GTGCGTATCGGAGTGATGATCGGGCCCGAGCGAGGGGACTCCGCGCGGAAGGTCGCCCGAATGCTGGACGACGTGGAGTGGGCGGAGAGCGCAGGGTTGGACTCCGTCTGGGTTCCGCAGGTCCCCACGGACTTCGACGCGCTGATCGCCGTGGCGTTGATGGGAACGAGGACGTCCCGCATCGAAATCGGCACCGCGGTGGTACCCCTGCAGGCGCAACACCCCGTCGCACTGGCGCGACAGGCGCTCTCGGCGCATGCCGCCACCGGAGGACGTTTGGCGCTGGGAGTCGGCCCCTCACACCACTGGATCGTTCAGGACATGCTCGGTCTCCCCTATGAGAAGCCGGCCGCGTTCACCCGCGATTACCTGGACGTACTGGACGCCGCACTGCTCGCACCCGGCCCGGTCGAGATCGAGAACAACACCTTCACCGTGCACAACCCGCTCGAGATCGGACCGGTGGCCCCGATGCCGGTCCTGGTGGCCGCCCTGGGCCCGGTGATGCTGACGATCGCAGGCGAGCGAACCGACGGGACCATCCTCTGGATGGCCGACGAGCGGGCGGTCGCCGACCATGTCGTCCCGCGAATTACCAAGGCTGCCGACAATGTGGGGCGTCCGGCTCCACGCATCATCGCGGGTGTCCCGGTCTGTCTTTGCCGGCCTTCGGAAGTCGACACCGCGCGTGAGCGCGCCAACCGGATCCTCGGGGAAGCGGAGATCTCACCCAACTATCAGCGGCTGCTGGGATACGGCGACGCCGAGGACATCGGTGATCTGTGCGTCGCCGGAGACGAGGACGCCATCCTTGCGGGCTTCCGCCGATACGCCGACGCGGGGGTCACCGACCTGTCGATGAGGCTGCTGCCGATCGGCGACAACCGGGACGAGCTGATCGCTTCGAAGCGTCGTACCCGGGACGTCGTCGCGGAACTCGTCAAGGAGCTGCGGTGA
- a CDS encoding methylmalonyl-CoA mutase family protein — protein MILAFSFSASTVSIVNDFAETSSGIPLEPVYGPTDRRAEPPAPGAFPFTRGNFASGYRGRLWTFRQYSGFGTAEESNQRYRYLLEQGGTGLSVALDLPTQCGYDSDDPEVTEEVGRVGVAVDTLADAEVLFADIPLDKISTSFTINGTAAILLAFYVAAAERAGVPRAKLTGTIQNDILKEYASRGTWIWPPEPSLRLIADTIEFCAAEVPRFNAISVAGAHFRDAGATAVQEMAFTLADGVTYCDTVVERGRMTIDEFAPQISFFFYTHGDFFEEIAKYRAGRRRWATIVRERYGAVTDKASMFRFGCVAGGASLYAPQAQNNLVRVAYESMASVLGGVQSMFTAAWDEPFALPSEESATLALRTQQVLAYETGVTRVADPLGGSYFVEALTDATEARLIEIMDDLDQHGGMVRAIEDGYLQGLIADEAYKLHKDVESGERPVVGVNRFVSPEPPPEISTYELNAEGRELQLKRLAKVKSERDPEAVNACLTALSRAAEGTENLMHPLIDCANAYCTVGEMVSALKAVWGEFQQPVVF, from the coding sequence ATGATATTGGCATTCTCATTTTCTGCAAGTACTGTATCCATCGTGAACGACTTCGCTGAAACCTCTTCGGGCATCCCGCTGGAGCCGGTCTACGGGCCGACCGACAGGCGCGCAGAGCCGCCCGCCCCGGGCGCCTTTCCCTTCACCCGCGGCAACTTCGCCTCCGGCTACCGGGGCCGGTTGTGGACGTTCCGCCAGTACTCCGGATTCGGCACCGCGGAAGAGTCCAACCAGCGCTATCGGTACCTGCTCGAACAGGGCGGCACCGGATTGTCGGTGGCACTGGACCTGCCCACCCAATGCGGCTACGACTCCGACGACCCCGAGGTCACCGAGGAAGTCGGCCGGGTCGGGGTCGCGGTCGACACCCTCGCCGACGCCGAAGTCCTCTTCGCCGACATCCCGCTGGACAAGATCAGCACCAGCTTCACTATCAACGGGACGGCGGCGATACTGCTGGCGTTCTATGTGGCCGCGGCCGAGCGGGCAGGCGTGCCGCGGGCAAAGCTCACCGGGACGATCCAGAATGACATCCTCAAGGAGTACGCCTCCCGGGGCACGTGGATCTGGCCGCCGGAGCCGTCGCTACGGCTAATTGCCGACACCATCGAATTCTGCGCGGCCGAGGTGCCGAGGTTCAACGCTATTTCGGTCGCCGGCGCGCACTTTCGCGACGCCGGAGCTACCGCGGTGCAGGAAATGGCCTTCACGCTCGCAGACGGAGTCACCTACTGCGACACGGTGGTCGAACGTGGGCGAATGACGATCGACGAGTTCGCTCCTCAGATCTCGTTCTTCTTCTATACGCACGGGGACTTCTTCGAAGAGATCGCCAAGTACCGGGCAGGCCGTCGTCGATGGGCCACGATCGTGCGGGAGCGCTACGGTGCGGTGACGGACAAGGCGTCGATGTTCCGGTTCGGTTGTGTTGCCGGCGGCGCGTCCCTCTACGCACCCCAGGCACAGAACAATCTGGTGCGAGTGGCGTACGAGTCGATGGCTTCGGTTCTCGGGGGAGTGCAGTCGATGTTCACCGCGGCGTGGGACGAGCCGTTCGCCCTGCCCAGTGAGGAGTCGGCGACCCTGGCGCTTCGCACCCAGCAGGTTCTGGCCTACGAGACCGGAGTGACGCGTGTCGCGGATCCGCTCGGCGGCTCCTACTTCGTCGAAGCGCTGACCGACGCCACCGAGGCCCGCCTGATCGAGATCATGGACGATCTCGATCAGCACGGCGGCATGGTTCGCGCCATCGAGGACGGGTACCTGCAAGGCCTCATCGCCGACGAGGCGTACAAGCTGCACAAGGACGTCGAATCGGGGGAACGCCCGGTGGTCGGGGTCAACCGGTTCGTCTCGCCGGAGCCGCCGCCCGAGATCTCCACGTACGAGCTGAATGCCGAAGGGCGCGAGCTGCAGCTCAAACGGCTGGCGAAAGTGAAATCCGAACGTGATCCCGAGGCGGTCAATGCCTGCCTCACCGCTCTGTCCCGCGCCGCGGAAGGAACCGAAAACCTCATGCATCCGTTGATCGATTGCGCCAACGCCTACTGCACCGTCGGCGAGATGGTATCCGCGCTCAAAGCAGTCTGGGGCGAATTTCAGCAGCCGGTGGTGTTCTGA
- a CDS encoding cobalamin B12-binding domain-containing protein, translating to MSARILVAKPGLDGHDRGAKIVARALRDAGFEVIYTGIRKRVEDIVSIALQEDVAVVGLSILSGAHVALTTRTVDALRAADAGDIAVVVGGTIPQEDVPRLLSAGAAAVFPTSTPLEDLVTGVRALTGTPTPS from the coding sequence ATGAGCGCCCGCATACTCGTAGCGAAGCCCGGACTGGACGGTCACGATCGAGGCGCCAAGATCGTCGCCCGCGCACTCCGCGACGCCGGTTTCGAGGTGATCTACACCGGTATCCGCAAGCGGGTCGAGGACATCGTGTCGATTGCCCTCCAGGAGGATGTTGCCGTCGTCGGTCTGAGCATTCTCTCCGGCGCCCATGTGGCGCTGACCACGCGAACGGTCGATGCGCTGCGCGCTGCGGACGCCGGTGACATCGCTGTGGTGGTCGGCGGCACGATTCCCCAGGAGGACGTTCCGCGCCTGCTGTCCGCGGGAGCGGCAGCCGTCTTCCCCACCAGCACCCCCCTGGAGGATCTGGTCACCGGAGTGCGCGCACTCACCGGCACTCCCACTCCCTCTTGA
- a CDS encoding MbtH family protein, producing MSTNPFDDEEGRFYVLVNDEEQHSLWPTFSEVPAGWRVVFGEESRAACLEYVEKNWTDMRPKSLREAMEADEKSGGRHSVDKS from the coding sequence ATGAGCACCAATCCATTCGATGACGAAGAAGGCCGCTTCTACGTGCTGGTGAACGACGAAGAGCAGCACTCTCTGTGGCCGACGTTCTCTGAGGTGCCGGCGGGCTGGCGTGTGGTTTTCGGCGAAGAGAGCCGCGCAGCATGCCTCGAGTACGTGGAGAAGAACTGGACGGACATGCGGCCGAAAAGCCTGCGTGAGGCCATGGAGGCCGACGAGAAGTCGGGTGGTCGCCACAGCGTCGACAAGAGCTGA
- a CDS encoding MerR family transcriptional regulator: MPPRSKRGVYGISVTSELTGIGPQTLRLYERRGLITPTRTGGGTRRYSEDDIARLDKITELVADGVNLIGIRQILELEAQNALLAARNAELEQAVESQKSPHAGV, encoded by the coding sequence ATGCCACCTCGTTCGAAGCGAGGTGTCTACGGGATCTCGGTGACGTCGGAGCTGACGGGCATCGGGCCCCAGACTCTGCGGTTGTACGAACGGCGCGGATTGATCACGCCGACTCGTACCGGTGGCGGCACGCGGAGGTACAGCGAAGACGACATCGCGCGCCTCGACAAGATCACCGAACTCGTCGCCGACGGAGTCAATCTGATCGGTATCCGCCAGATTCTCGAGCTGGAAGCGCAGAACGCGCTGTTGGCGGCGCGAAACGCCGAATTGGAACAGGCAGTCGAATCTCAGAAGTCGCCCCACGCGGGGGTGTGA
- a CDS encoding CaiB/BaiF CoA transferase family protein codes for MTAGPLEGIRILEVGHILAGPYATMMLADLGAEVTKIEPPSGDLSRQVSDAYFASLNRGKRSICVDLTTTEGQARLGELAAESHALLVNLKPSAIHRYGLTYDALRRWNDKIVCVALTGYGLDEGDDPAFDYVIQAVTGVAALTGDPAGPPTLPGYSAADNSTGLAAALGLLAQIISGRGGQVEVSLRDVMLSQLNYRASAYLNEGTEPRRMPFGAHPYYVPAQLFPTAEGHLALFITHDGFWRKFAAEAGIEGFPTMAERAERRDEVLAVVTAALAADSATGWEFRLRPLGVPAAAVRSLPDALAATPEMIATAGDFRLVGSPIRVAGFDPNYGPPPRLGEHGGLPVHS; via the coding sequence GTGACTGCGGGGCCACTCGAGGGCATCCGGATCCTCGAGGTCGGCCATATCCTCGCGGGTCCGTACGCCACCATGATGCTCGCCGACCTCGGCGCAGAGGTCACCAAGATTGAACCGCCGAGCGGTGACCTCTCGCGGCAGGTGAGCGACGCCTACTTCGCCAGCCTGAACCGGGGTAAGCGCAGTATCTGCGTAGACCTGACGACCACCGAGGGACAGGCCCGTCTCGGAGAACTTGCGGCCGAATCCCATGCCCTGCTGGTCAACCTGAAGCCGTCCGCCATTCACCGGTACGGCCTGACCTACGACGCTCTGCGTCGATGGAACGACAAAATAGTCTGTGTCGCGCTCACCGGTTACGGTCTCGACGAGGGAGACGACCCAGCTTTCGACTACGTGATTCAGGCCGTCACGGGTGTCGCCGCACTCACCGGTGACCCGGCGGGGCCGCCGACGCTGCCCGGGTACTCCGCGGCCGACAACTCGACCGGACTTGCAGCCGCACTCGGATTGCTGGCCCAGATCATCTCCGGACGCGGCGGTCAAGTGGAGGTGTCGTTGCGCGACGTCATGCTGTCGCAACTCAACTACCGCGCGTCGGCGTATCTCAACGAAGGCACCGAGCCGCGGCGTATGCCGTTCGGTGCCCATCCGTACTACGTGCCGGCGCAGTTGTTTCCGACTGCGGAGGGCCATCTCGCCCTGTTCATCACACATGACGGTTTTTGGCGGAAGTTCGCTGCGGAGGCGGGGATCGAAGGATTTCCGACGATGGCCGAGCGCGCGGAACGTCGTGACGAGGTCCTCGCGGTTGTGACCGCGGCTCTGGCGGCCGACTCCGCGACGGGCTGGGAGTTTCGGCTGCGACCGTTGGGAGTGCCTGCGGCAGCGGTGCGTTCATTGCCCGACGCACTCGCAGCCACACCGGAGATGATCGCCACTGCCGGTGACTTCCGGTTGGTCGGAAGTCCCATCCGCGTGGCCGGCTTCGACCCGAATTACGGGCCGCCGCCGCGCCTCGGCGAGCACGGCGGCCTGCCGGTTCACTCGTAG
- a CDS encoding SigB/SigF/SigG family RNA polymerase sigma factor: protein MTMSIPLAEAPRELRRTTPISSTTCRQLPRTQLSVDVPPNPRPARTPDSTHRARDQYRDVPAQCEAIAQLDASDPRREVLRERLIERCLPLAEHIARRFHERGEPLDDLIQVARLGLVKAVDRFDASYGANFVSFAVPTITGEVRRHFRDTGWAMRVPRSMQELHLALTGATKQLTTTLGRAPTASELAKALDIDKSEVLEGLRVANAYSTLSVDYPLTDDERPLSETLGDIDPALSRVENHVTVQPLLDALPDLERTVLVLRFFGNMTQSQIAARVGVSQMQISRLLAKTLKDLRTKLE, encoded by the coding sequence ATGACCATGTCCATCCCGCTCGCCGAAGCACCCCGCGAGCTCCGCCGCACCACCCCGATCTCCTCTACGACGTGCCGGCAGCTGCCCCGGACACAGCTCTCCGTCGATGTCCCGCCGAATCCTCGCCCGGCGCGTACACCGGACAGCACCCACCGCGCTCGCGATCAGTACCGTGACGTACCCGCACAATGCGAAGCCATCGCTCAGCTCGACGCCTCTGATCCACGCCGGGAAGTGCTGCGCGAGAGGCTGATCGAACGATGCCTCCCGCTGGCCGAACACATCGCCCGCCGATTCCACGAACGTGGAGAACCGCTGGACGACCTGATCCAGGTGGCGCGTCTCGGTCTCGTCAAGGCCGTCGACCGATTCGACGCAAGCTACGGAGCGAACTTCGTGTCCTTCGCGGTCCCGACCATCACCGGCGAGGTGCGCCGCCACTTCCGGGATACCGGGTGGGCCATGCGCGTGCCGCGCAGTATGCAGGAGCTTCACCTCGCCCTCACGGGAGCCACCAAACAACTGACCACCACGCTCGGTCGGGCGCCTACCGCAAGCGAACTGGCGAAGGCGCTCGACATCGACAAGAGCGAGGTTTTGGAGGGACTGCGCGTAGCCAACGCCTACAGCACCCTCTCGGTCGACTACCCGCTCACCGACGACGAAAGGCCGCTGTCGGAGACGCTCGGTGATATCGATCCGGCGTTGTCCCGCGTTGAAAATCACGTGACCGTCCAACCGCTGCTGGACGCGCTGCCCGACCTCGAGCGCACCGTGCTCGTGCTGCGCTTCTTCGGGAACATGACGCAGTCACAGATCGCCGCGCGGGTGGGCGTATCGCAGATGCAGATCTCGCGACTGCTGGCCAAGACACTGAAGGATCTGCGAACCAAGCTCGAATGA
- a CDS encoding ferredoxin--NADP reductase, translating to MSRPPLFQRATVTRIVKESSDARTFVLAPHDGPFSYRAGQFCTFRVDVDGTELFRSYSMSSAPETDGELMTTVKRVPGGKVSNWLHDNVAEGDAVELTRPAGTFCLRPTSAPLLGFSGGSGITPILSLAKSALATTDRHVRLLCADRDHASVMFDAVLNELTERYPDRFSFVRHLDDRGGFLDAAAVRHFVGAEGEADSYLCGPEPFMALVESALPGPGRIFSERFGAVAPTVPSADAPDSEVEGTVSIVLGRKKVSVPRKANETLLESARRAGLTPPFSCESGNCATCIATVTEGSATMRVNDALSDDEVAEGYVLTCQAVPDTGSIKVRYE from the coding sequence ATGTCGAGACCACCCTTGTTCCAGCGCGCGACCGTGACGCGAATCGTCAAGGAGAGCTCGGACGCACGCACGTTCGTGCTCGCACCGCACGACGGTCCGTTCTCCTATCGGGCCGGGCAGTTCTGCACATTCCGGGTCGACGTGGACGGAACCGAACTGTTCCGCTCCTACTCCATGTCGAGCGCACCGGAGACCGATGGCGAGCTGATGACGACGGTCAAACGGGTCCCCGGCGGCAAGGTGTCGAACTGGCTGCACGACAACGTCGCCGAGGGTGACGCGGTCGAACTGACACGGCCCGCGGGAACCTTCTGCCTGCGTCCGACCTCGGCGCCGTTGCTCGGGTTCAGCGGTGGCAGCGGGATCACCCCGATCCTGTCACTGGCGAAGAGCGCGCTGGCGACCACGGACCGGCATGTCCGGCTGCTGTGCGCCGACCGAGACCACGCATCGGTGATGTTCGACGCCGTACTGAACGAACTCACCGAGCGCTATCCCGACCGGTTCTCGTTCGTACGGCACCTCGACGACCGGGGCGGATTTCTCGACGCGGCAGCCGTGCGCCACTTCGTCGGCGCCGAAGGAGAGGCCGACTCCTACCTGTGCGGGCCCGAGCCCTTCATGGCTCTGGTGGAGTCGGCATTGCCAGGGCCGGGCAGGATCTTCAGTGAGCGGTTCGGTGCAGTGGCCCCGACGGTGCCATCGGCCGACGCACCCGATTCCGAGGTCGAGGGAACCGTCTCGATCGTTCTGGGACGGAAAAAGGTGTCGGTGCCCAGAAAAGCGAACGAGACCCTCCTGGAAAGTGCCCGGCGCGCCGGGCTCACACCACCGTTCTCCTGCGAATCGGGCAACTGCGCCACCTGCATCGCCACCGTGACCGAGGGCAGCGCGACCATGCGGGTGAACGACGCGCTGAGCGACGACGAGGTGGCCGAAGGCTACGTCCTCACCTGCCAAGCAGTGCCCGACACCGGGTCGATCAAGGTCCGCTACGAGTGA
- a CDS encoding threonine/serine ThrE exporter family protein, whose translation MAKLTDTLQRLTGDRRATVDTVTAAPTPLQPIDLTDDAVVAEVLDLAVRVGEVLLASGTGAMDTAEQVQFIAATYGLAQCDVDVTYNSIVLSAYRGPTLPPASTMRIVHYRSMDFTRLAAVDRLTRRIRREAVTPSEAHEALTAVTTAPHPYNRWIATLAWSSMAASISVLMGGGVLVASVAFLTTMVIYRVNRVLNRVGLPFFFQQVAGGLVAATPAATLYTFQDQLGVEVRPSQIIAAGVVVLLSGLSLVGSVQDAITGAPITAAARFFEVVMMTGGIIAGVAISLRVTGLFGSTLPPVNVEINELTQLPVLVMSGAFASMFYALACYAEQRALTAAWMGGAAGSLVYMVAHQFGVGPIIGSALAATVVGFAGGLMARRALTPPLVVAVAGITPLLPGLSLYRGLYALLNNEVVIGLSSLLAAFGIGCALAAGVTLGEWLARTLRRPRILRYTENIRRPVIKTRRRKPVETPGAA comes from the coding sequence ATGGCAAAGCTCACAGACACGCTCCAGCGTTTGACCGGCGACCGCCGGGCCACCGTCGACACGGTGACGGCGGCGCCGACACCACTCCAGCCGATCGACCTCACCGACGACGCGGTGGTTGCCGAGGTTCTCGACCTCGCCGTCCGGGTCGGTGAAGTTCTGCTCGCCTCGGGGACGGGCGCAATGGACACCGCCGAACAGGTGCAGTTCATCGCGGCGACCTACGGCCTCGCGCAGTGCGACGTGGACGTCACCTACAACTCGATCGTCCTCTCCGCCTACCGCGGGCCCACCCTTCCTCCCGCGAGCACGATGCGGATCGTGCACTACCGCTCCATGGACTTCACCCGCCTCGCCGCGGTCGATCGCCTCACTCGGCGTATTCGCCGCGAGGCCGTCACTCCGAGCGAGGCCCACGAGGCACTGACCGCTGTCACCACGGCGCCGCACCCCTACAACCGGTGGATCGCGACGTTGGCGTGGTCGTCGATGGCCGCATCCATCTCCGTGTTGATGGGTGGTGGGGTGCTGGTGGCATCGGTCGCCTTCCTCACGACGATGGTGATCTACCGGGTCAACCGCGTCCTCAACCGGGTGGGGCTGCCGTTCTTCTTCCAGCAGGTGGCGGGCGGTCTCGTGGCCGCTACCCCGGCCGCCACGCTCTATACGTTCCAGGATCAGCTGGGTGTCGAAGTTCGACCGTCGCAGATCATTGCGGCCGGCGTGGTGGTGCTGTTGTCCGGATTGTCACTGGTCGGCTCCGTGCAGGACGCCATCACGGGCGCACCCATCACCGCGGCGGCCCGATTCTTCGAAGTGGTCATGATGACCGGCGGCATCATCGCCGGTGTGGCCATCTCGCTGCGGGTCACCGGGTTGTTCGGGTCCACACTTCCGCCGGTCAACGTGGAGATCAACGAGCTCACCCAGCTGCCCGTGCTGGTCATGTCGGGCGCGTTCGCATCGATGTTCTACGCGCTTGCCTGCTACGCCGAGCAGCGTGCGCTGACGGCGGCCTGGATGGGCGGTGCGGCCGGGTCGCTGGTCTACATGGTGGCGCACCAGTTCGGAGTGGGGCCCATCATCGGCTCCGCACTCGCGGCGACTGTGGTCGGTTTTGCGGGTGGTCTGATGGCTCGACGAGCCCTCACACCGCCTCTGGTGGTCGCCGTGGCGGGCATCACCCCACTGCTACCAGGCCTCTCGCTGTATCGAGGGCTGTATGCGCTGCTCAACAACGAGGTAGTGATCGGACTGAGCTCACTGCTCGCCGCCTTCGGTATCGGCTGCGCACTTGCGGCGGGCGTCACACTCGGCGAATGGCTGGCCAGGACCCTCCGGAGGCCGCGCATCCTGCGGTACACAGAGAACATCCGCCGCCCCGTCATCAAGACGAGGCGGCGGAAGCCTGTGGAAACGCCCGGGGCGGCCTGA